CGAGGCCGCTCTGCACGGCGAGGACGACCAGGGTGGCCGAGGCGGCGAGTGCCGTCGCGCGCAGGGCCTTCTTGTTGACCGAACGGGAGTGGGTTCTCACTCGGTTCTCCTAATGGGGAGGAGCACGTGGGGAGGTGCGCGCACCCGTGTTCGGTGCACGAACGTGGGATTGCACCGAGGTGCGCGAGGAGAGAGTGACACCCGCGGGCCCGTAGGGACAGGTTTCGGCCCCGAGATTTTGCCCGACCGAATCGAAAGACGGGGATCAATGTCCGTCAATCGGACAAGTTGGGGGTGGTGAAGGCTTGTTCGCCGCCACGTGAACAGGCCGTGGCGACGGTCACGGACTCGACACCATTGCTTCACCGCTCGCCGTCCCCGTCGCGTTGACGCTCCCGAAGCGCGGTTGACAGGGTTGCCGCACCTGACCAATCGCAAACAGGGGGAAGAAATGGGACAGGAGAAGGACCATGCGTCCGGTGTGCCGGACGGGACTTCGGGCGGGACTTCGGGTGGCGCGCACGGGCGGTCCATGAGCCGTGCCAGGTTCCTGCGCACCGCCGCCGGGGTCGTGGTCGGCGGCGGCGCGGTGCTCGGCGGCGTCGGCGCGATGCAGGCCTCGGCCGGGCAGGACGGCTCCGACGCGAAGGACGGCGCCGAGGCCAAGGGTGCCGCGGCCGGTGCGGGCGCCAAGGCGCTGAACGTCACGTATGTGAAGGACCTGACGGGCCCGGGCATCACCGACCGCTTCGGTATGGCCGCCACCGACCTCGGCGTGCCCGCCAGGACCCCGGACGGGCGGCTGCTCTTCGTCTTCGGCGACACCTGGGAGGACGTGCCCTTCGGCAGGGACTGGCGCGCCCCGGTCGCGCTGTACTCCGAGACCACGGACCTGGCCGCGGGCATCGAGTGGTCGGGCGCCGTCGGCGGCGACCGCGCGCAGCAGCTCTGGGCGTACGAGCACGACAACCCCGAGTTCTCCACCGTGCTGCCGGGTGACGTGATCACCATCGGCGACACCATGTACCTGCATGTGGCCGTGCAGAAGCCGTACCCGACCGTGGTGTGGACCGAGATCTGGAAGTCGACCGATTCCGGGGCGAGTTGGCAGCACACCGGCTGCCGCTGGGGCAAGCCCGGCACCGACGACCCGGGCCTGAGCCAGCACTTCCAGATGGTGACCTGGGGCCAGGGGAACAACGGCTACGTCTACTGCTGGTCCACCCGGTTCGACGGCAACGAGCCGGTCATCATGCACCGGGTCCGTGAGGACCAGATCACCAACCCGACCGCGTACGAGCCGTGGACCGAGTCGGGCTGGGGCCGCTGGGGCGACCCCGCGAAGTTCGTGCTCACCGGCAAGTACCGGGAGCTGTGCCTGCGGCCGATCGACGGCAAGTGGCTCTTCACCGGCCTTGGTCCCGGCGGCATCGTCGCGCACGTCATGGACGTGCCGGACGGCGACCCGGGCCCCGCGCACACCCTCGTCCAGGGCGTGGGCTGGCCCGAGAACAACCCGCAGGCGGGCCGCGTCGCGCAGGTCTACGGCGGCTACGTCATCCCCGGTTCGACCCTGAACGACCTGCATCTGGCGGTCAGTCAGTGGGAGAACCCGGACGACCAGGTGCCGGACTCCTGGTCGTACCACGTGATGCAGTTCCGGGTGCAGGGCCTGGCGGGCTGACGCGAGCCCGGTCCCGGGTACGCGAACTCCGGGGCGGGTGCGGGCAGTTGCCCGGCCCGCCCCCGGTTCGTGAAGGTGGCCTGCGGACGGAACTCCCGCGTCCGTAACCCCGCTGGTCTACGGTCTGACCGTGGACCGACTCACCGCCGAAGACCCCTCCCGCATAGGCCCGTACCGGATCGTCGCCCGCCTCGGCGCGGGCGGGATGGGCCTGGTGTATCTCGCCCGCTCCGAGGGTGGCCGGACGCTCGCGATCAAGGTGGTGCAGGGGGAGTTCGCCCAGCACCCCGAATTCCGCAGGCGGTTCGCGCGCGAGGTGGCCGCCGCGCGGCGGGTGGGCGGGGAGTGGACCGCGGATGTGCTCGACGCGGACACCGAGGCCGAGACGCCCTGGGTGGCGACGCAGTACGTGCCGGGGCCCGATCTGCACAGTGTGGTGGCCGAGCAGTACGGGCCGCTGCCCGAGCACTCGGTCCGTGTGCTCGCCAACCGGCTCGCGCTCGCGCTGCGGGCCGTGCACGGTGCCGGGCTCGTCCACCGGGACCTCAAGCCCTCCAACGTGCTGGTCACCGTCGACGGCCCGCGCGTCATCGACTTCGGCATCGCCCGGGCGCTGGACAGCGTCACCGGCGACAGCCTGCACACCCGCACCGGCGTGGTCATCGGCTCGCCCGGCTTCATGTCCCCGGAACAGGTCCGCGGCCTCGACGTCACCCCGGCCTCGGACGTCTTCTGCCTGGGCGCGGTCCTCGCCTACGCGGCGACCGGACGCCAGCCCTTCGGCGCGGCGGACCGCGGCCTGCACGCCCAGATGTTCCGGGTCGCCGAGGAGGAGCCGGACCTGGACGGCGTCCCCGAGTCGCTGCTGCCGCTCGTACGGGAGTGCCTCACCAAGGATCCGGACGCCCGGCCGACTGTGGAGCGGGTGGCCGAGCGGACGGTCACGGTGGAGGGGGAGGAGTGGCTGCCGGGGGCCGTACTGGGTCAACTCGGGCGGCATGCGGCGCAGTTGCTCGACTTTGACGCGCTGGTGGCGCCTGCCGGGTCGACGACGCGGCGGTCCTCGGACGTCCCGCACCGGCCCGCGGACGTCCCGCGTCAGCCCTCGGACGTCCCGCACCGGCCGACGGTCGCCGTTCACGACGCGCCTACGGCGGCCGCCTCCGCCCCGGTGCCTCCCGCTTTCGCCGCCGACCCACCCGCCGTTCCGGCACCCTCCTTCGCGCCCGCCCAGGCGCCCGTCGCCGTCGGCCCGGACCGCCCCGGTGGCCGGGACCGGAAGCGGCGTCGGCCGCTGCTGCTCGGTGCGGTGGTGCTCGCCGTTCTCGCCGCCGGTGGCGGCTTGGTCGCTCTCCAGCCGTGGGAGAAGGAGAAGGGGAAGGGGGCGGCGGACGGGGCGGGGACGGGGACTGACCAGGGGGCGGTGGAGGTGCCAACTGCCCTTCAGGGGCCCTGGGAAGGGACTCTGGAGGACAAGGTGAACGGGAAGGTCATTGGCCACATCCCGGTCCGCCTCGACGTCGACTCCGACGGAGCCAAGTTCTCGTGGATGGACTCCACACATACGTGCACCTGGGACTCCCCGGCCGAGTCCACGTCCAGGGGCCCCGGCGCGGGTGAGCACGAACTCTCCCTGGGCACCGGGGACTTCGAGCACGCGGAACCCGAGGCCGGAGCCGCGAGCTGTCCGCCCTGGGCAGAGGCGACCGTCCGCACCCAGGGCGACGGACGGCTGACCTGGGAGGCCATGGGCAAGAAGATCCAGTTCGCCAAGGCGAAGGGCAGGAACCGGACCGAGGTGCCCGTCGACGTCGTGGGCGACTGGCGGCCGGAGCCCGCCAGCGAGCGGCAGCACAACGGCTACCGCCTGGAGGCCCTGACGATCCCGTCCGGCACGCTGGCCGAGAGCGCCGTCCTGCTCCGCTACCGGGGGACCGAGGGAAACCTGTGCCACTACAAGGGCGGCGTCTTCTCGGGGGCCGAGACGACGGTGGCCGTGTACGCCTCGGGCCCGAACTCCGCCGAGAAGTCCGCCCCGGGCTGCCCCGCGGAACAGCCCACCTTCACCGCGGCGGTGTCACTCTCCGGTGGCCTGACCCTGGACGTGAACGAACTGGACGGACCCTCGCCCCGTGTGGTGATGAAGAGCGGGGGCTGAGGGGCGCCTCACGGAGGAGCCGTTCACGGAGAGGCCGTTCACCCCACCCCCACCCCCCGCGCCCCGGCCGGGAAGCTCCCGAACCACCCGAGTTGTCACCGGCGCCGACGGAGTAATGGAGGCGTACACGGCGTACACGGGCTGACACAGCCGTAGATTCGAGTGGAGTCGAAGGGGGCGGTACACGGTGGTACCGAACATGATCGAGACCCTCGCGGTCGACGGCGGCCGGGAGTTCGTACGGGCGCTGGCGGCCGGTTTCGCCGATCTGCTGGTACGGGCGCCGGCGCTGTGGCGCCGCTCCGGGCCGGAGGCGGAAGGCCGGATGGCCGCCGAACTGGAGCGGTACGCGGGGGAGTTGGCGGACGCCGACGAGGACGGGGCGGCCGTCACCAGGGCCGAGCTCGTCTGGGAGACGCGGCTGCGCGATCTGCTGGCCGCGCACCCCGAGGCGCAGACGGAGCTGGCGGAGATCATCGAGGCGATCCGGCAGGAGCGCCCGCCCGTGCAGTCGGTGCGGCAGAACATCACCGCCAGCGGCCAGAACTCCACCGCCCAGGGCGTCATCGGCGGCAACATCGTCAACCACGGTCCCTACGGGCCGCCGTCGCTCGGTGAGCCCGCCCACGCGCCGGGCGCGGGCCGCGATGAGCCCGCGCCCCCGGAGTCCGCCCTCCGGCCCCCGGAGCCCTCAGCCCGGGAGGAAGGTTCGAGGTGACGGCCCCGGGTCCCGGCAGCGGCGAGCCGGAACGGGCGGCCCGGCCGAGCCAGTACGTCCACGCCGAGGCGGGCCACGCGTACGGCGTGATCGACGGCGATCTGCATG
This is a stretch of genomic DNA from Streptomyces sp. NA04227. It encodes these proteins:
- a CDS encoding DUF4185 domain-containing protein yields the protein MSRARFLRTAAGVVVGGGAVLGGVGAMQASAGQDGSDAKDGAEAKGAAAGAGAKALNVTYVKDLTGPGITDRFGMAATDLGVPARTPDGRLLFVFGDTWEDVPFGRDWRAPVALYSETTDLAAGIEWSGAVGGDRAQQLWAYEHDNPEFSTVLPGDVITIGDTMYLHVAVQKPYPTVVWTEIWKSTDSGASWQHTGCRWGKPGTDDPGLSQHFQMVTWGQGNNGYVYCWSTRFDGNEPVIMHRVREDQITNPTAYEPWTESGWGRWGDPAKFVLTGKYRELCLRPIDGKWLFTGLGPGGIVAHVMDVPDGDPGPAHTLVQGVGWPENNPQAGRVAQVYGGYVIPGSTLNDLHLAVSQWENPDDQVPDSWSYHVMQFRVQGLAG
- a CDS encoding serine/threonine-protein kinase; the encoded protein is MDRLTAEDPSRIGPYRIVARLGAGGMGLVYLARSEGGRTLAIKVVQGEFAQHPEFRRRFAREVAAARRVGGEWTADVLDADTEAETPWVATQYVPGPDLHSVVAEQYGPLPEHSVRVLANRLALALRAVHGAGLVHRDLKPSNVLVTVDGPRVIDFGIARALDSVTGDSLHTRTGVVIGSPGFMSPEQVRGLDVTPASDVFCLGAVLAYAATGRQPFGAADRGLHAQMFRVAEEEPDLDGVPESLLPLVRECLTKDPDARPTVERVAERTVTVEGEEWLPGAVLGQLGRHAAQLLDFDALVAPAGSTTRRSSDVPHRPADVPRQPSDVPHRPTVAVHDAPTAAASAPVPPAFAADPPAVPAPSFAPAQAPVAVGPDRPGGRDRKRRRPLLLGAVVLAVLAAGGGLVALQPWEKEKGKGAADGAGTGTDQGAVEVPTALQGPWEGTLEDKVNGKVIGHIPVRLDVDSDGAKFSWMDSTHTCTWDSPAESTSRGPGAGEHELSLGTGDFEHAEPEAGAASCPPWAEATVRTQGDGRLTWEAMGKKIQFAKAKGRNRTEVPVDVVGDWRPEPASERQHNGYRLEALTIPSGTLAESAVLLRYRGTEGNLCHYKGGVFSGAETTVAVYASGPNSAEKSAPGCPAEQPTFTAAVSLSGGLTLDVNELDGPSPRVVMKSGG